A stretch of Corallococcus macrosporus DNA encodes these proteins:
- a CDS encoding glycosyltransferase, with translation MSRVLIATSPEKGHLNPMAGVAQWLRRLGHTVGWLCIPEPAPQLESLGVEVLRLPHVEAAPPGIETGGEALAKLVLDDVALGKWIRGLLLDAAPALLEPVREVVRAFRPDVMALDGMQYAAVLAAHTEGIPWAGVSSALTLLEPRPDIALLRNVRALKDDRQALFRRHGFDARFRTCECLSPRLNVIFATEAFLGPDAGVPPDTLLVGPSIPPEARGDEVPFPWERLGHKPVLYVSFGSQISYQPELFRLIAEAAKPFNVTLVLCAGELADSDFPSTLPGDVVAVRYTPQRQVLERAAAFISHGGANSVMEAMTAGVPMLLLPVCNDQPVQAHFLEKAGAGLARDPRTLTVESCRDAIAQLLAPKSSMRDRVAEISRSYRAHDGARTAAERIAGLVA, from the coding sequence ATGTCCCGAGTCCTCATCGCCACCTCGCCCGAGAAGGGCCACCTCAACCCGATGGCAGGCGTGGCCCAGTGGCTGCGCCGCCTGGGGCACACCGTCGGCTGGCTGTGCATTCCCGAGCCCGCGCCGCAGCTCGAGTCCCTGGGCGTGGAGGTGCTGCGCCTGCCGCACGTCGAAGCCGCGCCGCCGGGCATCGAGACGGGAGGCGAGGCGCTGGCGAAGCTGGTGCTCGATGACGTGGCGCTGGGCAAGTGGATCCGAGGCCTCTTGCTGGACGCGGCCCCCGCGCTCCTGGAGCCCGTGCGCGAAGTGGTGCGGGCCTTCCGTCCCGACGTGATGGCCCTGGACGGGATGCAGTACGCGGCGGTGCTCGCGGCGCACACGGAGGGCATCCCGTGGGCGGGCGTGTCCTCCGCGCTGACACTGCTGGAGCCAAGGCCGGACATCGCCCTGCTGCGCAACGTGCGAGCCCTGAAGGACGACCGTCAGGCCCTGTTCCGCCGTCACGGCTTCGACGCGCGCTTCCGCACCTGCGAGTGCCTGTCGCCAAGGCTCAACGTCATCTTCGCCACCGAGGCCTTCCTCGGCCCGGACGCGGGAGTGCCGCCGGACACGCTGCTCGTGGGACCGTCGATTCCGCCGGAAGCCCGGGGCGACGAGGTGCCCTTCCCCTGGGAGCGCCTGGGCCACAAGCCGGTGCTGTACGTGTCCTTCGGCAGTCAGATCTCCTATCAGCCAGAGCTGTTCCGCCTCATCGCGGAGGCAGCGAAGCCGTTCAACGTGACGCTGGTGCTGTGCGCGGGAGAGCTGGCGGACTCGGACTTCCCGAGCACGCTGCCCGGTGACGTGGTGGCGGTGCGCTACACGCCGCAGCGGCAGGTGCTGGAGCGAGCCGCCGCGTTCATCTCCCACGGTGGAGCGAACTCCGTGATGGAGGCGATGACGGCGGGAGTGCCGATGCTGCTGCTGCCCGTGTGCAACGACCAGCCCGTGCAGGCGCACTTCCTGGAGAAGGCCGGAGCAGGGCTCGCAAGAGACCCGAGGACCCTCACGGTGGAGTCCTGCCGGGACGCCATCGCGCAATTGCTTGCACCGAAGTCCTCCATGCGAGACCGGGTGGCGGAGATCTCCCGCTCCTACCGGGCGCACGACGGCGCGAGGACCGCCGCCGAACGCATCGCCGGGCTCGTGGCATGA
- a CDS encoding ATP-binding protein, which yields MTDATQGRIRPKDRDAIIQSLRAGVVPRVGQQHIQVGRVEEVKALVRDVERIAEGGSGIRFVIGEYGSGKTFFLNLIRSIALEKRLVTVHADLNPDRRIHATDGKARNLYAELMRNLATRAKPEGGALPSVVERFVSSALTDARTRGIQPEAVIREKLAALSELVGGYDFAEVIAAYWRGHDTGNEALKADAVRWLRGEFSTRTDAKRALGVRSIIDDSDVYDQLKLLARFVRLAGYDGLLVCLDELVNLYKLANTKARASNYEQILRILNDCLQGSAEGLGFLLGGTPEFLTDTRKGLYSYEALQSRLAQNAFAVGGLVDYSSPVLRLANLTPEDLYVLLTKLRHVFSAGEGGARLLPDEGLQGFMSHCSERIGEAYFRTPRSTVTAFINLLSVLEQNPTADWKELLGGISLAVETNPDLAPLTESDSETQPVAATRAPSRQKETADDELASFKL from the coding sequence ATGACGGACGCGACGCAGGGACGCATCAGGCCGAAAGACCGGGACGCCATCATCCAATCGTTGAGAGCGGGCGTCGTTCCGCGAGTCGGTCAGCAGCACATCCAGGTCGGTCGGGTGGAAGAGGTGAAGGCACTGGTCCGCGACGTGGAACGAATCGCGGAAGGGGGCAGTGGCATTCGCTTCGTCATCGGAGAGTACGGCTCCGGAAAGACCTTCTTCCTCAACCTCATCCGCTCCATCGCCTTGGAGAAGCGACTGGTCACGGTGCACGCGGACCTCAATCCGGACCGGAGGATCCACGCCACGGATGGCAAGGCGCGCAACCTGTACGCGGAGCTCATGCGCAACCTCGCGACCCGCGCCAAACCCGAAGGGGGCGCGCTTCCCAGCGTCGTGGAGCGTTTTGTTTCCAGCGCCCTCACGGATGCCCGCACCCGTGGCATCCAGCCAGAGGCCGTCATTCGCGAGAAGCTCGCGGCCCTGTCGGAGCTGGTGGGCGGCTATGACTTCGCGGAGGTCATCGCGGCGTACTGGCGAGGTCACGACACTGGCAACGAGGCTCTCAAGGCCGACGCGGTGCGATGGCTCCGAGGCGAATTCTCCACGCGCACGGATGCGAAGCGGGCGCTGGGAGTCCGTTCCATCATCGACGACTCGGATGTCTACGACCAGCTGAAGCTCCTGGCGCGCTTCGTTCGCCTCGCGGGGTACGACGGGTTGCTCGTCTGTCTGGACGAACTCGTCAACCTCTACAAACTGGCGAATACGAAGGCTCGGGCCTCCAACTACGAGCAGATCCTTCGCATTCTCAATGATTGCCTGCAGGGGAGCGCGGAGGGACTCGGGTTCCTGCTGGGCGGGACGCCGGAGTTCCTCACGGACACACGCAAGGGGCTCTATAGCTACGAGGCGCTGCAGTCCCGGCTGGCTCAGAACGCTTTCGCGGTAGGCGGACTCGTTGATTACTCCTCGCCGGTGCTTCGCCTGGCGAACCTGACGCCCGAAGACCTGTACGTCCTGCTCACCAAGCTGAGGCATGTCTTCTCCGCGGGCGAGGGCGGCGCCCGGCTCCTGCCGGATGAGGGACTCCAGGGCTTCATGAGCCATTGCTCGGAGCGGATTGGTGAGGCCTACTTCCGGACCCCACGCAGCACGGTGACGGCGTTCATCAATCTGTTGTCCGTGCTTGAGCAGAATCCCACCGCGGATTGGAAGGAGTTGCTGGGCGGTATCTCCCTGGCCGTCGAGACCAACCCCGACCTGGCCCCACTGACGGAGTCAGACTCGGAGACGCAGCCTGTCGCCGCGACCAGGGCCCCCAGTCGTCAGAAGGAAACCGCGGACGATGAGCTTGCCTCCTTCAAGCTCTGA
- a CDS encoding TerB N-terminal domain-containing protein, with the protein MAASQSGDSNGVLCTLVFLGLLGLVFWGLESARKRHKSRLKEERAKEQGRAGLAAQSAPLPQVNVAPPKREEAPPPRISQALPRTEPPRPETRSDAPARAPGRIESSPKPVTIRGATWIPPGQAVEVAGRRIPGGMVYVGDKLAAVNVPSPEPALINPSLHVASRPDRSGEGMNYWPSYSTISPACRAGYLEWLEEGRRRPNAYIGYVFLFFYGLERRVLVDLAKGAVSSEEVRAIEQEVQGLLRVYGTNASFRRYATQLQDVLRVRRTGEEGLLKEVPQFALRSEGEASFDVRIAVGTAASRQLPLPADWALAWAIEASDTRLRTPATRCPEEFKTLFRARYARDHGPGIVPRARKTQVKAQYQPASASFGGEVPLASTTTFEASESSLKPLHALIEDCCIELEPFSRWIGKNPEGRNTLAALALLPPELAVGQGGREVQALRSTLEEALSGRGVAAIEARSLLAHWPTAVPDKVSKAEAVGLAQTLEKLGFGLEPDPRFSGPVLAREESAVVFALPPESPNAPSPTYLATLATLHLAATVATADGTVSPEERTRLDAMLENSQDLSMAEKVRLKAHLDWLLKRPASTASLKKRVDSLTPTARAALGRLLVEVAVADGSVALPELKTLSKLYPLLGLDEARVHADIHTVVSARTAPAAEPVAMQLAGVPAKGFTLPAPPAEPPPEPSQSRKSAGVALDMRSVQAKLVETAAVSSLLGSIFAEEEPAPATPSAPAVGEASVAGLDAAHSALLRALVAKAEWPRSEVEKLASGLGLLTDGALDVINDAAFGVCGEPVLEGDEVLQLNAQAAQEMVA; encoded by the coding sequence ATGGCTGCTTCCCAGTCAGGTGATTCAAACGGCGTCCTGTGTACGCTTGTCTTCCTGGGGCTGCTGGGGCTTGTCTTCTGGGGGCTCGAGTCTGCGCGCAAGCGCCACAAATCGCGCCTCAAGGAAGAGCGCGCAAAGGAGCAAGGACGGGCAGGCCTTGCTGCTCAATCCGCGCCCCTCCCTCAGGTGAACGTCGCACCTCCCAAGAGGGAAGAGGCTCCCCCGCCGCGGATCTCGCAGGCTTTGCCTCGGACCGAACCCCCACGGCCCGAGACGCGCTCCGATGCCCCCGCTCGCGCGCCAGGTCGAATCGAGTCGTCTCCCAAGCCCGTGACGATCCGAGGCGCCACCTGGATTCCGCCTGGCCAGGCGGTGGAGGTGGCAGGCCGGAGGATTCCAGGGGGCATGGTGTATGTCGGAGACAAGCTCGCGGCGGTGAATGTTCCGAGTCCGGAACCCGCCCTCATCAATCCGAGCCTCCACGTCGCTTCCAGGCCGGACCGCAGCGGTGAGGGCATGAACTATTGGCCCTCCTATTCCACCATTTCCCCTGCGTGTCGCGCCGGCTACCTGGAGTGGCTTGAGGAGGGGCGGCGCAGGCCCAACGCCTATATCGGTTACGTCTTCCTCTTCTTCTATGGCCTGGAGCGACGGGTTCTCGTCGACCTGGCAAAGGGGGCTGTGAGCTCCGAGGAAGTGCGTGCCATCGAACAAGAGGTTCAGGGCCTATTGCGTGTCTATGGGACCAACGCCTCGTTTCGTCGGTACGCCACCCAGTTGCAGGATGTCCTTCGCGTCCGGCGAACAGGGGAGGAAGGACTGTTGAAGGAAGTGCCTCAGTTCGCGCTTCGGAGCGAGGGCGAGGCGTCATTCGATGTGCGCATCGCAGTGGGGACTGCTGCGTCCAGACAACTCCCGCTGCCGGCCGACTGGGCCCTGGCTTGGGCGATCGAAGCCAGTGACACACGTCTTCGTACGCCCGCGACCCGCTGCCCGGAGGAGTTCAAGACCCTGTTTCGCGCGCGATACGCTCGCGACCACGGGCCGGGAATCGTGCCCCGTGCGCGAAAGACGCAGGTGAAGGCTCAATATCAGCCCGCGAGTGCCTCCTTCGGTGGCGAGGTTCCGCTCGCCTCGACGACCACCTTTGAAGCCTCTGAATCCTCCCTCAAGCCTCTGCATGCGCTCATCGAGGATTGTTGTATCGAGCTTGAGCCCTTCAGCCGCTGGATTGGAAAGAACCCAGAGGGGCGCAACACCCTGGCGGCGCTGGCGCTGCTTCCTCCGGAACTGGCTGTGGGGCAGGGTGGAAGGGAAGTCCAGGCGCTTCGGTCTACCCTCGAAGAGGCGCTCTCGGGGCGCGGCGTTGCCGCGATCGAGGCTCGCTCGCTCCTGGCGCACTGGCCCACGGCGGTCCCCGACAAGGTGTCCAAGGCCGAAGCGGTGGGACTGGCGCAGACTCTGGAGAAGTTGGGCTTTGGCCTGGAGCCGGATCCCCGCTTCAGTGGTCCCGTCTTGGCGAGGGAGGAATCGGCTGTTGTCTTTGCCCTTCCTCCGGAGTCTCCCAATGCCCCATCTCCGACCTACCTCGCGACATTGGCGACCTTGCATCTGGCGGCCACCGTGGCGACGGCGGATGGCACGGTGAGTCCTGAAGAGAGGACGCGGCTGGACGCAATGCTCGAAAACTCACAGGACCTGTCCATGGCGGAAAAGGTTCGTCTCAAGGCGCACCTGGATTGGTTGCTCAAGCGTCCCGCCTCGACTGCGAGCCTCAAGAAGAGGGTGGACTCGCTGACGCCCACGGCGCGGGCGGCATTGGGCCGTTTGCTCGTGGAGGTCGCGGTGGCGGATGGAAGCGTGGCGCTTCCAGAGCTCAAGACGCTGTCCAAGCTCTATCCCCTGTTGGGGCTTGATGAAGCGCGTGTTCACGCGGACATCCACACGGTGGTCTCCGCGCGGACCGCTCCTGCCGCGGAACCTGTCGCCATGCAGCTGGCAGGTGTTCCCGCGAAGGGGTTCACCCTGCCTGCTCCGCCGGCCGAGCCTCCACCAGAGCCGTCACAGTCGAGGAAGAGCGCCGGTGTTGCCCTCGACATGCGGAGCGTGCAGGCGAAGTTGGTCGAAACCGCGGCGGTTTCCAGCCTGCTGGGAAGCATCTTCGCGGAGGAGGAGCCGGCTCCTGCGACGCCTTCGGCTCCCGCGGTGGGAGAGGCTTCCGTCGCGGGACTGGATGCCGCCCACTCCGCGTTGCTTCGGGCCCTGGTCGCCAAGGCCGAGTGGCCTCGTTCCGAAGTCGAGAAGCTTGCCAGTGGGCTGGGGCTGCTCACCGACGGGGCGCTGGACGTCATCAATGATGCAGCCTTCGGGGTCTGTGGCGAGCCCGTCCTCGAAGGAGACGAAGTTCTTCAGCTCAACGCACAAGCGGCTCAGGAGATGGTGGCATGA
- a CDS encoding RecQ family ATP-dependent DNA helicase, which translates to MQADAVDVVLRERFGLESFRPGQREVLTALLKPQGSALAVFPTGGGKSLCYQLPALLLDGLTVVVSPLIALMKDQIDALERRGIRAARLDSSLSLEESREVTESLRDGTLKLLYVAPERFNNERFMGLLSELQISLFAVDEAHCVSEWGHNFRPDYLKLAQAARTLQAERILALTATATPQVVHDICEGFGIPESHAVVTGFYRNNLTLETTPTGPEARDALLVERLKSRPPGSTIVYVTLQKTAERVAALLSAEGLPASAYHAGLETEERERVQEAWTHSAKGIVVATIAFGMGIDKADVRAVYHYNLPKGLESYSQEIGRAGRDGKPSVVELLACPDDVPTLENFALGDTPLPEALGALVKDLLSSGPELHLDMYALGNRHDLRPLVLRTALTYLELEGVLRQGTPFYAGYKVQPSGSVDALIARFQGERARFVKDLFAHAKKGRTWYTFDVAEVAKALDQPRDRVVKALDYFQEQGWAEVQVAEPRQRYARLREHEDVKSLVALLQERFQKREVQEVSRVRDVLRLVTHDGCQSNALVAHFGEHREAPCGHCTFCRTGVARVLPPPHPRPDLHEQLEEATFRALVAKHPEALGHPRQAARFLCGLSSPALSKAKLTGHKLFGTLAEYPFAQVLAFCEAR; encoded by the coding sequence ATGCAGGCGGACGCGGTGGATGTCGTGTTGCGGGAGCGCTTTGGATTGGAGTCCTTCCGGCCGGGACAGCGTGAGGTCCTCACGGCGCTGTTGAAGCCCCAGGGCTCCGCGCTCGCGGTGTTCCCCACGGGCGGCGGCAAGTCGCTGTGCTACCAGCTCCCCGCGCTGCTGCTCGACGGGCTCACGGTGGTGGTGTCACCGCTCATCGCGTTGATGAAGGATCAGATCGACGCCCTGGAGCGGCGGGGCATCCGCGCCGCGCGGCTGGATTCATCGCTGTCACTGGAGGAGTCGCGCGAGGTGACGGAGTCCCTGCGTGACGGGACCCTCAAGCTGCTCTACGTGGCCCCCGAGCGCTTCAACAACGAGCGCTTCATGGGGCTGTTGAGCGAGCTTCAAATCTCCCTCTTCGCGGTGGACGAAGCGCACTGCGTCTCCGAGTGGGGCCACAACTTCCGGCCGGACTACCTCAAGCTCGCGCAGGCGGCGCGCACGCTCCAGGCCGAGCGCATCCTGGCGCTCACCGCCACCGCCACGCCGCAGGTGGTGCACGACATCTGCGAGGGCTTCGGCATCCCGGAGTCGCACGCGGTCGTCACCGGCTTCTACCGGAACAACCTCACGCTGGAGACCACGCCCACCGGCCCGGAGGCGCGAGACGCCCTGCTGGTGGAGCGGCTGAAGTCGCGCCCGCCCGGCTCCACCATCGTCTACGTGACGCTGCAGAAGACGGCGGAGCGCGTGGCGGCGCTGCTGAGCGCGGAGGGGCTGCCCGCGAGCGCCTATCACGCGGGGCTCGAAACCGAGGAGCGCGAGCGGGTGCAGGAGGCGTGGACCCACTCCGCGAAGGGCATCGTCGTGGCGACCATCGCGTTCGGCATGGGCATCGACAAGGCGGACGTGCGCGCCGTGTATCACTACAACCTGCCCAAGGGCCTGGAGAGCTACAGCCAGGAGATCGGCCGCGCGGGCCGGGACGGCAAGCCCTCCGTGGTGGAGTTGCTCGCGTGCCCGGACGACGTGCCCACGCTGGAGAACTTCGCGCTCGGGGACACGCCGCTGCCGGAGGCGCTGGGCGCGCTGGTGAAGGACCTGCTGTCCTCGGGGCCCGAGTTGCACCTGGACATGTACGCGCTGGGCAACCGTCACGACCTGCGGCCCCTGGTGCTGCGCACGGCGCTGACGTACCTGGAGCTGGAGGGCGTGCTGCGCCAGGGCACGCCGTTCTACGCGGGCTACAAGGTGCAGCCATCGGGTTCTGTCGACGCGCTCATCGCGAGGTTCCAGGGCGAGCGCGCGCGCTTCGTGAAGGACCTGTTCGCGCACGCGAAGAAGGGCCGCACCTGGTACACGTTCGACGTCGCCGAGGTCGCGAAGGCGCTGGACCAGCCGCGAGACCGGGTGGTGAAGGCGCTCGACTACTTCCAGGAGCAGGGCTGGGCGGAGGTGCAGGTGGCCGAACCGCGCCAGCGCTACGCGCGGCTGCGCGAGCACGAGGACGTGAAGTCGCTCGTGGCCCTGTTGCAGGAGCGCTTCCAGAAGCGCGAGGTCCAGGAGGTGTCACGGGTCCGCGACGTGCTCCGGCTGGTCACCCACGACGGCTGCCAGAGCAACGCACTGGTGGCCCACTTCGGCGAGCACCGCGAGGCCCCCTGCGGTCACTGCACCTTCTGCCGCACGGGCGTCGCGCGAGTACTGCCACCGCCGCACCCGAGGCCGGACCTGCACGAGCAGTTGGAAGAAGCCACGTTCAGGGCGCTCGTCGCGAAGCACCCGGAGGCGCTGGGACACCCAAGGCAGGCGGCCCGCTTCCTCTGCGGCCTGAGCAGCCCGGCCCTGTCCAAGGCGAAGCTCACCGGGCACAAGCTCTTCGGCACCCTGGCCGAGTATCCATTCGCCCAGGTGCTGGCGTTCTGTGAAGCCCGGTGA
- a CDS encoding ROK family protein: protein MSPPRWSPRRHSPEGVTPLEVWNLPVFGRELWELLGSPWVEDDRRAGVPGATLSARVMPPLAEALFLLVKRHAPDAAYLSGGLAELDGFPAALREATASLRCPVHIALSPRFAPVRAGLRMLEAQGARSPLCVDVGQTSIKVARHGATRVFERDLSTLPPLFIGQPRPADGHHIRDTVAFIAGALRTFLAEDASVPPDALCLALPCPLDEHLMPGGCTYGFEGTASLVPDILAHAGLPDTGGPVFVLNDAELAAESARRAPQVKGHRVLCLSLGFGPGGALLDRD from the coding sequence ATGAGTCCTCCGAGGTGGAGTCCTCGCCGGCATTCCCCCGAGGGCGTCACGCCGTTGGAGGTGTGGAACCTGCCCGTGTTCGGGCGTGAGCTGTGGGAACTGCTGGGCTCGCCGTGGGTGGAGGACGACCGGCGCGCGGGAGTGCCCGGAGCCACGCTCTCGGCGAGAGTGATGCCGCCGCTGGCGGAGGCGCTCTTCCTGCTGGTGAAGCGGCACGCGCCGGACGCGGCATACCTGAGTGGAGGCCTGGCGGAGCTGGACGGCTTTCCCGCCGCGCTGAGGGAGGCCACGGCGTCGCTGCGCTGTCCGGTGCACATCGCGCTGTCACCGCGCTTCGCCCCGGTACGCGCGGGGCTGCGCATGCTGGAAGCCCAGGGCGCACGAAGTCCGCTCTGCGTGGACGTGGGCCAGACGAGCATCAAGGTCGCGCGTCACGGCGCCACGCGAGTCTTCGAGCGGGACCTCTCCACCCTGCCCCCGCTGTTCATCGGCCAGCCGCGTCCCGCGGACGGGCATCACATCCGGGACACGGTGGCATTCATCGCGGGAGCACTGCGGACGTTCCTCGCGGAGGACGCGAGCGTGCCTCCGGACGCGCTGTGTCTGGCATTGCCGTGCCCACTGGATGAGCACCTGATGCCCGGAGGCTGCACCTACGGCTTCGAAGGCACGGCATCGCTGGTGCCGGACATCCTCGCCCACGCGGGCCTGCCAGACACAGGAGGCCCGGTGTTCGTGCTGAACGACGCGGAGCTCGCGGCCGAATCCGCGCGAAGGGCGCCCCAGGTGAAGGGACACCGCGTGCTGTGCCTGTCCCTGGGCTTCGGCCCCGGAGGCGCCCTGCTCGACAGGGATTGA
- a CDS encoding asparagine synthase C-terminal domain-containing protein yields MPTRPPRASPQGRTPTRGLSPRAVGRLLFHARVSNAGLRPKAEPIPVALPRVLREAAARDEEGLAARLLAAWSDTVRAHVEAGTHEVSLSGGVDSAALCAMAARHAPGKVRAWTMDVHFADAVERSNARRMAKVTGAELVDVRIPDAVLPDLFEHAVLANQTVILNARAVASYAFYREARRQGAGPVLLSGAGADEVLQGTPGALASAKARVDEDRTLAMRALGLEAMALVDNLRAPFRAGSHDHEAPLGAVDNSGKPLGGARRGDHESMPSTTPPPGRSDQPVARREDAAPVDNLRTVSEGGNSDHASRASPVDNLGTVLASLPAPWDLPQEDALPSEELRYAKWVLSELILPPELRGARAHGLTVRTPYLDEGFARVALALPESVLLRDGFGKWLFRHAVRSLVPDEVRLARKTPRYGHTALSSPVRERWLELYREWLSPARLDSLQVIDTQAMLGLLGRYFRLPPDDAQAGPMDRLLMRLMSLAMLQAHTKAPP; encoded by the coding sequence ATGCCGACCCGGCCTCCCAGAGCGTCACCCCAGGGAAGGACTCCCACGCGCGGCCTGTCGCCTCGGGCGGTGGGCCGCCTGCTGTTCCACGCCCGCGTGTCCAACGCGGGGCTGCGGCCGAAGGCGGAGCCCATCCCGGTGGCGCTGCCGCGAGTCCTCCGTGAAGCGGCGGCACGGGATGAAGAAGGGCTCGCGGCGCGGCTGCTGGCCGCCTGGTCCGACACCGTGCGGGCTCATGTGGAGGCAGGCACGCACGAGGTGAGCCTGAGCGGTGGCGTGGACAGCGCCGCCCTGTGCGCGATGGCGGCCCGGCATGCTCCCGGGAAGGTGCGCGCCTGGACCATGGACGTGCACTTCGCGGACGCGGTGGAGCGGAGCAACGCGCGGCGGATGGCGAAGGTGACGGGCGCGGAGCTGGTGGACGTGCGCATCCCGGACGCCGTGCTCCCGGATCTGTTCGAGCACGCGGTCCTCGCCAACCAGACCGTCATCCTCAACGCCCGGGCCGTGGCCAGCTACGCGTTCTATCGGGAGGCCCGACGGCAGGGCGCGGGCCCCGTCCTCCTGAGCGGCGCGGGAGCGGACGAAGTGCTCCAGGGCACCCCCGGCGCGCTCGCCTCCGCGAAGGCTCGCGTGGATGAGGACCGGACGCTGGCCATGCGGGCGCTGGGACTCGAAGCCATGGCGCTTGTGGACAACTTGCGGGCTCCATTCCGAGCCGGCTCGCACGATCATGAAGCGCCGCTGGGGGCTGTGGACAACTCGGGGAAGCCCCTGGGCGGGGCCCGGCGTGGCGATCATGAATCCATGCCATCCACGACGCCGCCCCCGGGCCGTTCCGATCAACCCGTGGCACGTCGTGAAGACGCTGCCCCTGTGGACAACTTGAGGACTGTTTCCGAGGGCGGAAACAGCGATCACGCCTCGCGAGCCTCCCCTGTGGACAACCTGGGGACCGTGCTCGCATCGCTGCCCGCGCCGTGGGATCTGCCGCAGGAGGACGCGCTCCCCTCCGAGGAGCTGCGCTACGCGAAGTGGGTGCTGTCCGAGCTCATCCTCCCGCCCGAGCTGCGGGGCGCCCGGGCCCATGGGCTCACGGTCCGCACGCCGTACCTGGATGAAGGCTTCGCGCGGGTGGCGCTGGCCCTGCCGGAGTCCGTGCTGCTGCGGGACGGGTTCGGCAAGTGGCTGTTCCGGCACGCGGTGCGGTCCCTGGTGCCGGACGAGGTCCGCCTCGCGCGCAAGACGCCCCGCTATGGGCACACCGCGCTCTCCAGCCCGGTGCGGGAGCGCTGGCTGGAGCTGTATCGCGAGTGGCTCTCTCCCGCGCGCCTGGATTCCCTCCAGGTCATCGACACGCAGGCGATGCTGGGATTGCTGGGGCGCTACTTCCGCCTGCCGCCCGACGATGCCCAGGCCGGTCCGATGGATCGGTTGTTGATGCGCCTCATGTCCCTGGCCATGCTCCAGGCCCACACCAAGGCGCCCCCCTGA